In bacterium (Candidatus Blackallbacteria) CG13_big_fil_rev_8_21_14_2_50_49_14, the following are encoded in one genomic region:
- a CDS encoding prepilin peptidase — MLQNIPPTYYGVILVGLIATVTDFWKRKIYNWLTLPAILAGLALNLWLTGLPGLGNSFLGLLLGGGVFLILGLMGMMAGGDIKLAAAIGALIGWKLTISSLYYAAILGGIFAILWSAAHGTLWATLKRVGRALYAAAAPGMKPEVELAQSETRPMPYGVAISWGAITALFWLPPVF, encoded by the coding sequence ATGCTGCAAAATATCCCCCCCACCTATTATGGCGTGATTCTGGTTGGTCTGATCGCGACCGTGACAGACTTCTGGAAACGTAAAATTTATAACTGGCTGACACTGCCGGCTATTCTGGCGGGCTTGGCTTTGAATCTGTGGCTGACAGGTCTGCCGGGTTTGGGCAATAGCTTTCTCGGGCTTTTATTGGGCGGCGGGGTCTTTTTGATTCTGGGACTGATGGGCATGATGGCGGGCGGGGATATCAAACTGGCGGCTGCAATTGGCGCTCTCATTGGCTGGAAACTGACGATCTCTTCCCTCTACTATGCCGCGATTCTGGGCGGAATTTTTGCCATTCTTTGGTCAGCTGCCCATGGAACACTCTGGGCCACCCTGAAACGGGTCGGGCGGGCTTTGTATGCCGCTGCGGCTCCTGGCATGAAACCCGAAGTGGAGCTGGCGCAAAGTGAAACCCGCCCCATGCCCTATGGGGTGGCCATCTCTTGGGGGGCCATCACTGCCCTGTTTTGGCTGCCCCCGGTCTTTTAA
- a CDS encoding ribosome biogenesis GTPase Der — MGAVNKGQLVAIVGRPNVGKSTLANRFVGQRMAIVDDMPGVTRDRLYLSCEWTNHPFIVIDTGGLLFEDSDDMHESVQQQAWLAVDEAQVIVFVVDGQTGLHPLDRVIADELRQRRKEVILAVNKLDDMHNSAPAAEFYELGLGDPHAISAIHSNRIGDLLDDIVEKLEIEQVFDADEEEGLKLAIVGRPNVGKSSIVNTLLGEKRMTVSNIPGTTRDAIDTVLKREGEKYVLIDTAGIRKKAKVRYGVERFSVVRAIKAIHRADVVVLVVDASEPVSEQDQRIAGMAQELGKACVIVVNKWDLIPDKDHRSMPEHADSLREKLYFLEYAPVVFTSTVTKKRLFNLLDVAKAASEENQRRITTGLFNEVLNEIVSMTPPPARKNRRAKISYGTQVSVSPPTFVLFSNHPDIVEAPYLRHVERKMRESFGFVGTPIRFMMREDTKRKERGQQRKSKPAARPYGQKLEARGGDEAQD, encoded by the coding sequence ATGGGCGCAGTAAATAAAGGGCAACTGGTCGCAATAGTCGGCCGCCCCAATGTAGGCAAATCCACCCTTGCCAACCGTTTTGTCGGCCAGCGCATGGCCATTGTCGATGATATGCCGGGAGTCACCCGGGATCGGCTCTATTTGAGTTGTGAATGGACCAATCACCCCTTTATCGTGATTGATACCGGGGGTTTGCTGTTTGAAGACAGCGATGATATGCATGAATCCGTGCAACAACAGGCCTGGTTGGCCGTAGATGAAGCCCAGGTGATTGTCTTTGTAGTTGACGGGCAAACCGGCCTGCACCCCTTGGACCGGGTGATTGCCGATGAATTGCGTCAACGCCGCAAAGAGGTCATTCTGGCCGTCAATAAGCTCGATGATATGCACAACAGTGCCCCTGCCGCCGAGTTTTATGAATTGGGCCTGGGTGACCCTCACGCCATTTCAGCCATTCACAGCAACCGGATCGGCGATCTACTTGATGATATTGTCGAAAAACTCGAAATCGAACAGGTCTTTGATGCCGACGAAGAAGAGGGTTTAAAACTGGCGATTGTGGGTCGCCCCAACGTCGGCAAGTCATCGATCGTCAATACCCTCTTGGGTGAAAAACGTATGACGGTCAGCAATATACCAGGCACCACGCGCGACGCAATCGATACCGTTCTCAAGCGCGAAGGCGAAAAATACGTGTTGATTGATACCGCCGGGATTCGTAAAAAAGCCAAGGTCCGTTATGGCGTGGAGCGTTTCTCAGTGGTACGTGCGATCAAAGCCATTCACCGTGCCGACGTGGTCGTTCTGGTCGTTGATGCCTCAGAACCCGTTTCAGAACAGGATCAGCGCATTGCAGGCATGGCCCAGGAATTGGGCAAAGCCTGTGTGATTGTGGTCAATAAATGGGATCTGATCCCCGATAAAGACCACCGCAGCATGCCTGAACATGCCGATTCCCTGCGGGAAAAGCTCTATTTTCTCGAATACGCCCCCGTGGTTTTTACCTCAACGGTCACGAAAAAACGTCTGTTTAACCTGCTGGATGTGGCCAAAGCCGCCAGTGAAGAAAACCAACGCAGAATTACCACAGGCCTCTTCAATGAAGTATTGAATGAAATTGTTTCCATGACCCCGCCTCCAGCCCGTAAAAACCGCCGGGCCAAAATCAGCTACGGCACCCAGGTCAGCGTCAGCCCCCCCACTTTCGTGCTCTTCAGCAACCATCCCGATATCGTCGAAGCACCGTATCTGCGTCACGTTGAGCGCAAAATGCGCGAAAGCTTTGGCTTTGTAGGAACGCCAATCCGCTTTATGATGCGTGAAGACACCAAACGTAAAGAACGGGGCCAACAGCGCAAAAGCAAACCTGCAGCCCGGCCCTACGGCCAAAAACTGGAAGCGCGTGGCGGAGACGAAGCTCAGGATTAG
- the trxA gene encoding thioredoxin yields the protein MSAQTKPSFESLISESPVPILVDFWAEWCGPCKMMNPVLKQVAKQYEGKLKIIKINVDQNPAAANFYGIQSIPTLMLFWKGKPIMDLKGAMPYEQLQHQIDLRLERL from the coding sequence ATGTCCGCGCAAACCAAACCCAGTTTCGAAAGCCTGATCAGTGAATCTCCCGTGCCCATCCTGGTCGATTTCTGGGCGGAATGGTGTGGCCCCTGTAAAATGATGAACCCTGTGCTCAAACAGGTGGCAAAACAATACGAGGGCAAACTTAAAATCATCAAGATCAATGTCGATCAAAACCCTGCTGCAGCCAATTTTTATGGCATTCAGAGCATTCCCACCCTGATGTTATTCTGGAAAGGCAAACCAATCATGGATCTCAAAGGTGCCATGCCCTACGAACAACTCCAGCACCAAATCGATCTGCGCCTGGAACGGCTTTGA
- a CDS encoding Flp family type IVb pilin has product MMNKVIALLKEEEGQSMVEYGIILALIAVVAIGTVQAIGQKLHSGDGTGAFDKVNAELGRVSGGSSGGTN; this is encoded by the coding sequence ATGATGAATAAAGTAATCGCTCTGTTAAAAGAAGAAGAAGGCCAAAGCATGGTCGAATACGGCATTATCCTCGCATTGATCGCTGTAGTCGCCATCGGAACCGTTCAAGCCATCGGCCAAAAGCTGCACAGCGGCGACGGCACCGGTGCATTCGACAAAGTCAACGCTGAACTCGGACGTGTTTCCGGTGGTTCCAGCGGCGGCACCAACTAA
- a CDS encoding thymidine phosphorylase, translating to MNTVEIIRKKRDGGTLSRQEIDLLVKGISEGSVPDYQLSAWLMAVYFKGMTEEETTHLTDAMAHSGELLDLSAIAGIKVDKHSTGGVGDKVTLVLAPLVASTGLVVAKLSGRGLGHTGGTIDKLEAIPGFQTSLSTVQFLDQIDRVGVAVVGQTQNLAPADKSLYALRDVTATVDSIPLIVASVLSKKIAAGADVIVLDVKYGSGAFMPDYASAKELAEMLVKVGKNLKRSVSVMLSDMEQPLGKAIGHTLEVEESIETLKGQGPEDLREVVLTLGAMQLVNAERVKTLEEGKALLQHQIVSGKALVKFRELIHAQGGNANVCEDFSLMPQAQTVLPFKAEKSGYIHDVYAREIGNALKALGGGRDTKDDILDLGVGITLQKKRGDQVQAGDTLATLHINSPETETEARAALSRAYHIADEAPPAAPLIGEIIWAQ from the coding sequence ATGAACACAGTAGAAATTATTCGTAAAAAACGGGATGGCGGCACCCTAAGTCGTCAAGAAATCGACCTCCTGGTCAAAGGGATCAGCGAAGGTTCGGTACCGGATTATCAGCTCAGTGCCTGGCTGATGGCCGTGTATTTTAAAGGCATGACAGAAGAAGAAACCACGCATCTGACCGATGCCATGGCGCATTCGGGCGAATTGCTCGACCTCAGCGCGATTGCCGGAATTAAAGTAGACAAGCACAGCACAGGTGGCGTGGGTGATAAAGTAACCCTGGTGCTGGCCCCCTTGGTCGCCAGTACCGGTTTGGTTGTTGCCAAACTTTCAGGAAGAGGTCTGGGACATACGGGCGGCACCATCGACAAACTCGAAGCCATACCCGGCTTTCAGACCAGTCTGAGCACCGTTCAGTTTCTCGATCAAATCGACAGGGTCGGCGTAGCCGTGGTCGGCCAGACCCAAAATCTGGCCCCTGCCGACAAAAGCCTCTACGCCCTGCGTGATGTAACCGCCACTGTCGACAGTATCCCTTTGATTGTGGCCTCGGTTTTGTCGAAAAAAATCGCAGCCGGAGCCGATGTAATCGTGCTCGATGTCAAATATGGCTCAGGTGCTTTCATGCCCGACTATGCCTCTGCCAAAGAGCTTGCCGAAATGCTGGTCAAAGTAGGCAAAAACCTCAAGCGCTCAGTTTCGGTCATGCTCAGTGATATGGAGCAACCCCTGGGCAAGGCCATAGGCCACACCCTGGAAGTCGAAGAGTCGATTGAAACCCTCAAGGGCCAAGGCCCTGAAGATTTAAGAGAAGTGGTTCTCACACTGGGAGCCATGCAATTGGTCAATGCCGAACGGGTCAAAACGCTGGAAGAGGGCAAAGCCTTGCTCCAACACCAGATCGTCAGTGGCAAGGCCCTGGTTAAATTCCGTGAACTGATCCATGCCCAAGGTGGCAATGCCAATGTTTGCGAAGATTTTTCGCTTATGCCCCAAGCCCAGACCGTTTTGCCCTTTAAGGCTGAAAAATCTGGCTATATTCACGATGTTTACGCCCGTGAAATTGGCAACGCACTCAAAGCCCTGGGCGGCGGACGCGATACCAAAGACGATATTCTGGATTTGGGTGTGGGCATCACCCTTCAGAAAAAACGGGGAGATCAGGTTCAGGCCGGAGACACGCTCGCCACCCTGCATATCAACTCACCCGAAACAGAAACAGAAGCCCGGGCGGCCCTGAGCCGGGCTTATCATATTGCGGATGAGGCCCCCCCAGCCGCGCCGCTGATTGGAGAAATCATATGGGCGCAGTAA
- a CDS encoding potassium transporter KefB, producing the protein MEIEFLKELIVILGLSTGVVLFCQKLKMPSIMGFLITGVLAGPHGLGLVYSLHEVEMIAEIGIIFLLFTIGIEFSFEHLLQMKRTVLQGGFLQVALTIFTVACAFGLLGQNLNVGIFAGFLLALSSTAIVLKLMQSRLEMDSPHGKIVLGVLIFQDLVIVPMMLLTPILAGKAENPGLSLLLLGLKSLAVGLGVWVVSKWLMPRLLFQIVKSRNSELFLLSMISICMVIAFLTSSLGLSLSLGAFLAGLIISESEYSHQAMSNILPFRDIFISFFFVSIGMLLDLSFFITHLGQILVWVVAVLLLKILTGLIASASLGYPLRTNLLSALALCQVGEFSFVLSKSGVEFGLLSEQNYQLFLAVSICTMAVTPSLIALGPKTSEMVTRLPIPRRFTGHLTLPDQLESHSDSETLHNHLVIIGYGINGQNLARAAKAGGIPYAILETNALTVQTFKAQGEPIHYGDASQALILEQVKLTQARVAVIAISDPDATRRIIAAIRAMNDRLYLIVRTRFVSEIAELLKLGADRVIPEEFETSVEIFSLVLRKYFVPEEEILNFVEEVRADGYGMLRGLQRDKLSIQELQEEIEIFSRRLAEGSVLVGQSLLESNLRQRYGITVLAIRRESQLISQLDIHSRFRAGDVLVMMGHAQLFSDTAELFKDLSENSQAL; encoded by the coding sequence TTGGAAATTGAATTTTTAAAAGAACTGATTGTTATTCTCGGGCTTTCTACTGGGGTGGTTTTGTTTTGTCAAAAACTTAAGATGCCCTCGATCATGGGGTTTTTAATTACGGGTGTATTGGCGGGTCCCCATGGCCTGGGTTTGGTCTATTCTCTGCATGAAGTCGAGATGATTGCAGAAATTGGAATTATTTTTTTGCTGTTTACCATCGGGATAGAATTTTCGTTTGAACATCTCTTGCAAATGAAACGTACTGTTTTGCAGGGGGGTTTTTTGCAGGTGGCGCTTACCATTTTTACCGTGGCGTGCGCCTTTGGTCTCTTGGGGCAAAACCTGAATGTGGGAATTTTTGCTGGGTTTCTTTTGGCGTTGAGCAGTACAGCGATTGTTTTGAAATTGATGCAAAGTCGGCTTGAAATGGACAGCCCCCATGGAAAAATTGTTTTGGGGGTCTTGATTTTTCAAGATTTGGTGATTGTTCCGATGATGTTATTAACACCGATCTTGGCTGGTAAAGCTGAAAATCCTGGGTTGAGTTTGCTGCTTTTGGGGCTGAAATCGTTGGCTGTCGGGTTGGGCGTTTGGGTTGTCAGCAAATGGCTGATGCCCCGCTTGTTGTTTCAAATTGTCAAAAGTCGCAACAGTGAGTTATTTCTGCTGAGTATGATTTCAATTTGTATGGTGATTGCATTTTTGACTTCCAGTTTGGGTTTGTCTCTTTCTTTGGGGGCTTTCTTGGCAGGTTTGATTATCTCTGAATCTGAATACAGTCACCAGGCCATGAGCAATATATTGCCTTTTCGTGATATCTTTATCAGCTTTTTCTTTGTTTCTATTGGCATGTTATTGGATTTGTCATTTTTTATCACGCATCTGGGGCAGATCCTGGTCTGGGTTGTGGCGGTCTTGCTGCTTAAAATTCTAACGGGATTGATTGCCTCGGCCTCATTGGGGTATCCTTTGCGCACCAATTTACTGAGTGCCCTGGCTCTTTGTCAGGTGGGTGAATTTTCCTTTGTGCTTTCAAAAAGTGGGGTTGAATTTGGACTGCTGTCTGAGCAAAATTACCAATTATTTCTGGCGGTCTCTATTTGTACCATGGCAGTCACCCCGTCTTTGATTGCCCTGGGCCCCAAAACGTCTGAAATGGTGACCCGCTTGCCGATTCCAAGGCGCTTTACAGGGCACTTAACCCTTCCAGATCAACTCGAATCCCATTCTGATTCTGAAACATTGCATAATCATCTTGTGATTATTGGGTATGGTATCAACGGTCAAAACCTTGCACGGGCAGCCAAAGCCGGTGGCATTCCCTATGCAATTTTAGAAACCAATGCGCTGACTGTACAAACCTTTAAAGCACAGGGTGAGCCCATTCATTATGGGGATGCCTCTCAAGCTCTGATTCTTGAGCAGGTGAAATTAACGCAGGCCCGTGTGGCTGTGATCGCCATTTCAGATCCTGATGCCACCCGTCGCATTATTGCTGCTATTCGTGCAATGAATGACCGCCTGTATCTCATTGTGCGTACCCGTTTTGTATCTGAAATAGCTGAACTGCTCAAATTGGGGGCTGACCGGGTAATCCCTGAAGAGTTTGAGACTTCTGTCGAAATTTTTAGCTTGGTTTTGCGAAAGTATTTTGTTCCTGAAGAAGAAATACTTAATTTTGTCGAAGAAGTCAGAGCCGATGGCTATGGCATGTTGCGTGGGCTGCAACGCGATAAACTTTCAATCCAAGAATTGCAGGAAGAAATTGAAATCTTTTCGCGCCGTTTGGCAGAGGGCTCAGTCTTGGTGGGACAATCTTTGCTTGAGAGTAATTTGCGCCAAAGATATGGGATTACCGTTTTGGCCATTCGCCGAGAGTCGCAATTGATCAGTCAATTGGATATCCATTCTCGTTTTCGTGCCGGGGATGTTTTGGTGATGATGGGGCATGCCCAACTGTTCAGTGATACGGCTGAATTGTTTAAAGACCTTTCTGAGAATTCTCAAGCGCTTTAG